From one bacterium genomic stretch:
- a CDS encoding DUF368 domain-containing protein, producing the protein MDLTGETKRQDEVVMKFVMIILKGAVIGVANIIPGVSGGTMALVLGIYERLIGAIHNISLETFKICLGLIKMKRTAGTAFLEEMKRIDAIFLALTGMGAVAAIVALANVMTILLEQQHDPTYGFFFGLVVVSALVPFRLIRKQTLAGLLAGIIALGGVIMLANTMSGDAMVAKEQKKIEIKMEKKNSAVFSVSKESTNYEVLHLVLMFAAGAVAISAMILPGISGSFILLLMGVYFEVLKAITYRDFLLLVVFALGCGIGVLLFTRLLNFLLRKWHDQTMTFLLGLVLGSLWAIWPFKSSVTVGEETLYLANRLPAVWTVNETATLVTGLLGAGIVFGFIWIEKKQKK; encoded by the coding sequence GTGGATTTAACCGGGGAAACCAAGCGGCAAGACGAGGTGGTTATGAAGTTTGTGATGATTATTTTAAAAGGTGCGGTTATCGGGGTGGCGAATATCATTCCCGGTGTTTCCGGCGGTACCATGGCGCTGGTATTAGGTATTTATGAGCGTTTGATTGGGGCGATTCATAATATCTCCCTGGAAACTTTCAAAATTTGCCTGGGTTTGATAAAAATGAAGCGCACTGCGGGAACGGCATTTTTGGAAGAAATGAAACGAATTGATGCGATTTTTCTTGCTCTGACCGGTATGGGAGCGGTGGCGGCGATTGTTGCGCTGGCCAATGTGATGACTATTTTACTCGAACAGCAGCATGATCCGACCTATGGATTTTTCTTTGGATTGGTGGTGGTTTCTGCGCTGGTGCCGTTTCGGCTTATTCGAAAGCAGACCCTGGCCGGGTTATTGGCCGGCATCATTGCCTTGGGCGGTGTGATCATGCTTGCCAATACCATGAGCGGTGATGCCATGGTGGCAAAGGAACAAAAAAAAATTGAAATAAAAATGGAGAAAAAAAATTCTGCGGTTTTTTCCGTGTCAAAGGAAAGCACCAACTATGAGGTGCTGCATCTTGTCCTGATGTTTGCGGCAGGTGCTGTGGCTATTTCAGCAATGATTTTGCCGGGGATTTCAGGGTCGTTTATTTTACTGCTCATGGGAGTTTATTTTGAGGTGCTCAAGGCCATCACCTACCGGGATTTTCTCTTGCTGGTTGTTTTTGCGCTGGGCTGCGGCATTGGGGTTTTGCTCTTTACACGGTTGTTAAATTTTTTATTGCGTAAATGGCATGATCAGACCATGACATTTTTGCTCGGATTGGTTTTGGGCTCGCTTTGGGCAATCTGGCCGTTTAAAAGCAGTGTCACGGTAGGCGAGGAAACACTCTATCTGGCCAATCGGTTACCCGCAGTTTGGACGGTCAATGAGACCGCGACATTGGTTAC
- a CDS encoding response regulator encodes MRILLADDDQITLRLLENSLRRSNYETILATDGEAAWKILTTPPIPEIALLDWMMPGLDGTEICQRLRTRNKDGFVYAILVTSNDRPEDITAGLDAGANDYITKPFDKDELKSRIAVGVRVVSYEKSLKAANEKLLSYSLQMETLAQERAQQLVQADRMISLGTMAAGIAHEINNPLTIAQGNVTLMKNFWNHFGESAYSEKFNQTKSPENFHPTPSDVGEMILTTEKAIKRLRNIVDGMRSFSHGQGGEVELLDQAACLKDAIQICLPKTKHLCQVRSEIADVPFRVMANSVQITQILVNLIANAADALTGTSKASITIKIFPENNLLKITVQDNGPGIPNESLKKLWSPFFTTKPKGQGTGLGLSICLKIAQDHGGDLRVKSEIGHGTTFTLLLPPETEHKKQLQDQVAEHSSVTLNT; translated from the coding sequence ATGCGTATTTTACTGGCAGATGATGACCAGATCACCTTGCGGCTTTTGGAAAATTCCCTGAGACGCTCAAACTACGAAACCATCCTGGCCACGGATGGAGAGGCTGCCTGGAAAATCCTCACCACCCCGCCGATCCCGGAAATTGCATTGCTTGACTGGATGATGCCGGGTCTTGACGGAACCGAAATCTGTCAGCGCCTCCGCACCCGGAATAAAGACGGTTTTGTTTATGCCATCTTAGTGACGTCCAACGACCGGCCCGAGGATATCACGGCCGGTTTGGATGCCGGTGCCAATGACTATATCACCAAACCATTTGATAAGGATGAATTAAAAAGCCGTATCGCAGTCGGTGTCCGGGTTGTCAGTTATGAAAAATCATTAAAAGCCGCCAATGAAAAACTGCTCAGTTATTCTTTGCAAATGGAAACACTGGCCCAGGAACGCGCCCAACAGCTTGTTCAGGCGGATCGAATGATTTCACTGGGAACCATGGCAGCCGGTATTGCCCACGAAATCAACAATCCCCTGACCATTGCACAGGGCAATGTCACCCTGATGAAAAATTTCTGGAACCACTTCGGCGAGAGTGCTTATTCTGAAAAATTCAACCAAACAAAATCACCGGAAAATTTCCATCCCACACCGAGTGATGTTGGCGAGATGATCCTGACAACAGAAAAAGCCATTAAACGTCTACGAAATATTGTCGATGGCATGCGCTCTTTTTCCCACGGACAAGGCGGCGAAGTGGAACTGCTTGACCAGGCCGCCTGTTTGAAAGATGCCATTCAAATCTGTCTTCCCAAAACCAAGCATTTATGTCAGGTACGCAGTGAGATCGCAGACGTCCCTTTTCGTGTGATGGCCAATTCCGTCCAAATTACACAGATCCTCGTTAATCTAATCGCCAATGCCGCTGATGCCCTGACAGGAACAAGCAAGGCTTCAATTACTATAAAAATCTTTCCGGAAAACAACCTGCTCAAAATAACTGTGCAAGACAACGGTCCGGGAATTCCAAATGAATCATTGAAAAAATTATGGAGCCCGTTTTTCACGACCAAACCCAAAGGCCAGGGCACAGGATTGGGATTATCGATCTGTTTGAAAATCGCACAGGACCATGGCGGTGACCTGCGGGTAAAATCAGAAATAGGTCACGGGACAACCTTCACGCTACTTTTACCGCCTGAAACCGAGCACAAAAAACAATTACAGGACCAAGTTGCGGAGCACTCCAGCGTTACCCTGAATACATAA
- a CDS encoding CBS domain-containing protein produces MELILTHINADFDGLASVLAAGKLYPNAHIFLPGSQEYNVRDFIKQYPDLFPKLVKARFLRNKLFEKIILVDVSTAERLGEFRRLLDQGTPVIISYDHHPDKKNRLGTHGRYCKKVGANTTILIQALQEKKIILTAMEATLLALGLYEETGNFTYTSTCSEDLAAAGFLISQGADLTIVSEYMKRPFRKEQQLLFEDLIKSRITRVIQGVEISLVQAQREVFIEDLAVIVNRIKELENLPVLFALCRMHARTYVIARSSFPGVDGGKILTAFQGGGHATAASAVLKNTDISGLRRKLLARLKHEIPKTAVMASIMSAPVVSVTAAATVVQARKMMMRFRHSGLPVTDKNQLVGIVTLHDLDKAYHHGLEQVIVQEVMRSQPVTAGPEETLSSVRRKMIDKNISYLPIVTKGKICGIVTKSDILRHGREEEFYPVIKSYFSSWEEGPLDRAQIRRMLQERLPERVVTLLHTAGEVADHMGIKAYVVGGFVRDIILQVENLDVDIMVEGDGIAYAAVLAERVGGHAKSHERFGTAKIHCRGSFVIDVASARTEYYVSPAALPQVEAASLKYDLFRRDFTVNAMAISINPGRFGELVDYFGGLHDLHAGLIRVLYALSFVDDPTRIFRAIRFSQRFGFAIEPDTRRYIQHALKRDLMGKLSRPRLFDELMLILKEDQPLKALRCLDQLRLWPWIHPALKSMKKVLAHVETVWETFAFVILFLEDEIDQSAVYLMTLLTPLSTVQMLELAKRCQFPKKITEMMLVQKKTGDRAVDALGKMAGAQAMGTVRRLKNIPVEVLLYEMNRNRKQPAGQLIRKYLTRWRDVKIYTTGRDLKKMGYTPGPVYERILKKMLALRLERKIITRQDEIKYLRKNFPL; encoded by the coding sequence ATGGAATTGATTCTGACCCACATCAATGCGGATTTTGACGGCCTGGCATCTGTTTTGGCAGCCGGCAAACTGTACCCTAATGCGCACATTTTTTTGCCTGGTTCCCAGGAGTACAACGTACGTGATTTTATAAAACAATATCCCGATTTATTTCCGAAGTTGGTCAAAGCCAGATTTTTAAGAAACAAACTATTTGAGAAAATTATTCTGGTGGATGTCAGCACAGCGGAAAGGCTGGGTGAATTTAGACGACTGCTTGATCAGGGGACACCGGTGATAATCAGTTATGATCATCATCCGGACAAAAAAAACAGACTGGGTACTCACGGCCGGTATTGTAAAAAGGTGGGAGCCAATACCACCATCCTCATTCAGGCGCTGCAAGAAAAGAAAATTATCCTGACTGCCATGGAAGCGACCCTGTTGGCATTGGGGCTGTACGAGGAGACCGGGAATTTTACCTATACATCGACCTGTTCGGAAGATTTAGCTGCGGCAGGTTTTTTGATTTCTCAGGGCGCGGACCTTACGATTGTCAGTGAATACATGAAACGGCCGTTTCGCAAGGAACAGCAACTGCTTTTTGAGGATCTGATTAAATCGCGCATTACCCGCGTCATCCAGGGTGTTGAAATTAGTCTGGTGCAGGCACAACGGGAAGTTTTTATCGAGGATTTGGCGGTGATTGTCAATCGTATTAAAGAATTGGAAAATCTTCCGGTGTTGTTTGCCCTCTGTCGAATGCATGCGCGCACTTATGTGATTGCACGCAGCAGTTTTCCCGGTGTGGATGGCGGGAAAATTCTCACTGCATTTCAAGGTGGCGGACATGCCACTGCCGCGTCGGCGGTTTTGAAAAACACCGATATTTCAGGACTGCGCCGTAAATTATTGGCGCGGCTTAAACATGAGATTCCCAAGACCGCTGTTATGGCATCCATCATGAGCGCGCCGGTGGTTTCGGTAACGGCAGCTGCCACGGTCGTGCAAGCCAGGAAAATGATGATGCGTTTCAGGCATTCCGGATTGCCGGTGACTGACAAAAACCAACTTGTGGGTATTGTCACACTGCATGACCTGGACAAAGCATATCATCATGGACTGGAACAGGTGATTGTTCAAGAGGTTATGCGGTCGCAGCCGGTCACTGCCGGTCCGGAAGAAACACTGTCGAGTGTCCGCCGAAAAATGATTGATAAAAATATTAGTTATCTGCCGATCGTGACAAAAGGCAAAATTTGCGGCATTGTGACCAAGAGTGATATTTTGCGCCATGGCCGCGAGGAAGAATTTTATCCTGTTATAAAATCTTATTTTTCATCCTGGGAGGAAGGGCCGCTTGACCGTGCTCAAATTCGACGCATGCTGCAGGAACGTTTGCCGGAGCGTGTGGTGACATTGTTGCATACCGCAGGTGAGGTTGCCGATCACATGGGAATCAAGGCGTATGTGGTTGGGGGATTTGTGCGTGATATTATACTCCAGGTGGAAAATCTTGATGTGGATATCATGGTCGAAGGCGATGGGATTGCCTATGCAGCGGTTTTGGCCGAACGGGTAGGCGGTCATGCAAAATCGCATGAACGTTTTGGTACTGCAAAAATTCACTGTCGCGGAAGTTTCGTGATTGATGTTGCTTCAGCCCGGACTGAATATTATGTATCGCCGGCGGCGTTGCCCCAGGTGGAGGCGGCCAGCTTGAAATATGATCTGTTTCGGCGCGATTTTACAGTTAATGCAATGGCCATCAGCATCAATCCCGGGCGCTTTGGTGAATTGGTGGATTATTTTGGCGGATTGCACGACTTACATGCCGGGTTGATCCGGGTTTTATATGCCTTAAGTTTTGTGGATGATCCGACGCGGATTTTTAGGGCAATCCGTTTTTCTCAGCGATTTGGGTTTGCCATTGAACCGGATACCCGGCGTTATATTCAGCATGCGCTCAAACGTGATTTAATGGGAAAACTTTCCCGGCCGCGTCTCTTTGATGAACTTATGCTGATTTTAAAGGAGGATCAACCTTTAAAAGCGCTGCGCTGTCTGGATCAGTTGCGTTTGTGGCCTTGGATTCATCCGGCGCTGAAATCAATGAAAAAAGTCCTGGCACATGTTGAGACGGTATGGGAAACGTTTGCTTTTGTTATTTTGTTTCTTGAAGACGAAATTGATCAGTCGGCAGTCTATTTAATGACCTTGCTGACGCCGTTGAGCACTGTTCAGATGTTGGAGCTTGCCAAGCGCTGTCAGTTTCCTAAAAAAATAACCGAGATGATGCTGGTCCAAAAAAAAACAGGTGACCGGGCAGTGGATGCGCTGGGGAAAATGGCCGGTGCCCAAGCGATGGGGACGGTCCGCCGTCTCAAAAATATTCCGGTTGAGGTTTTGCTGTATGAAATGAACCGAAATCGCAAACAACCTGCCGGACAGCTTATTCGGAAGTATTTGACGCGCTGGCGGGACGTGAAAATTTATACCACCGGCCGGGATTTGAAAAAAATGGGGTACACTCCCGGTCCGGTGTATGAGCGGATATTAAAAAAAATGCTGGCGTTGCGGTTGGAAAGAAAAATAATTACCCGGCAGGATGAAATCAAATATCTTCGTAAAAACTTTCCGCTCTGA
- the xerD gene encoding site-specific tyrosine recombinase XerD: MRYDISMNPKSPKNIPDWLLEFTEYLSAEKGLSPLTLAAYQGDIQQYLAYLALRKISFAPRQPPGREYIQNFLGSLQQQTKASATIVRVLVSLRGLHRFLKTEGTAAYDPTEDFESYRLWKKLPDVLSVAEVEHFLRTPELKMRNGVRDRAMLEMLYATGMRVSELVTVVPGQIHWDEGYVLVKGKGRKERLVPIGMAALAITRRYLEMRGTQAASVPLFLSRPGRGFSRVGFWKLLKRYARKAGITKTISPHTLRHSFATHLLAGGADLRIVQEMLGHADIGTTQIYTHVDRRRLQNVHKQFHPRA, encoded by the coding sequence ATGCGCTATGATATTTCTATGAACCCCAAATCCCCAAAAAACATTCCGGACTGGTTGCTTGAATTTACAGAATATCTTTCTGCGGAAAAAGGGCTCTCGCCCCTGACATTGGCAGCCTATCAGGGGGATATTCAGCAATACCTCGCCTATCTGGCATTACGGAAAATTTCTTTTGCTCCCCGGCAACCGCCGGGCAGAGAATACATTCAGAATTTTTTAGGAAGTTTACAGCAACAAACCAAGGCATCGGCAACCATCGTACGTGTCTTGGTCTCTTTGCGCGGCCTGCATCGGTTCTTGAAAACCGAGGGAACTGCGGCGTATGATCCGACCGAGGATTTTGAATCCTACCGGTTGTGGAAAAAACTGCCGGATGTCCTTAGTGTTGCTGAAGTTGAGCATTTTTTGCGTACGCCGGAGTTGAAGATGAGAAATGGTGTCCGGGATCGTGCCATGCTGGAGATGCTCTATGCCACCGGGATGCGTGTTTCCGAGCTGGTGACTGTCGTACCCGGTCAAATTCACTGGGATGAGGGGTATGTTTTGGTGAAGGGGAAAGGGCGGAAGGAACGCCTGGTTCCCATCGGCATGGCAGCGTTGGCGATTACCCGCCGTTATTTAGAGATGCGGGGGACGCAAGCAGCATCGGTTCCGCTTTTTCTTTCCCGGCCAGGGCGGGGTTTTTCGCGTGTTGGTTTCTGGAAATTGTTAAAACGTTACGCCCGAAAGGCCGGGATTACGAAAACCATTTCACCGCATACACTGCGTCATTCTTTTGCCACGCATCTGCTGGCCGGGGGTGCGGACCTGCGGATTGTTCAGGAAATGTTGGGTCACGCAGATATCGGCACCACCCAGATCTATACTCACGTTGACCGGAGACGGCTGCAAAACGTGCACAAGCAATTTCACCCGCGGGCGTAG
- a CDS encoding PilZ domain-containing protein translates to MAFKLRDPHVALKPVDQIIQSGDEIGLTNPDTANPVTFHPVVTMSENQTLTLNLPEKFWELIRVEPGLPVQVTKIGADKMYYIEGTIHKIEKGKNSNITLQHNGEILCAQRRLFYRFDLRRPCSFKNITQPDGKIISRLKAVIQDMSPSGIGFSASRRLPQGTQFGVGDLFQAVTSDMENLNYYMQVMWVKGNRLFGYRHGAVFKFASEKDQDAFGRVLSRLQIDRLSWYYHNALARK, encoded by the coding sequence GTGGCATTTAAATTGCGTGATCCCCACGTTGCGTTGAAGCCGGTTGATCAGATCATTCAAAGCGGCGATGAAATCGGCCTGACCAATCCAGACACCGCGAATCCGGTTACGTTTCATCCGGTCGTGACAATGAGTGAGAATCAAACCTTGACGCTCAATTTGCCGGAAAAATTTTGGGAACTTATTCGTGTGGAACCGGGTTTGCCGGTCCAGGTAACCAAAATAGGTGCGGATAAAATGTACTATATAGAAGGTACGATTCATAAAATTGAGAAGGGAAAAAATTCCAATATTACGCTCCAACACAATGGGGAGATTTTATGCGCGCAGCGGCGGCTCTTTTACCGCTTTGACTTGAGACGGCCCTGCAGTTTTAAAAATATTACCCAGCCTGATGGCAAGATCATCAGCCGGCTGAAGGCGGTGATACAGGATATGAGTCCTTCGGGAATCGGTTTTTCAGCATCCCGCCGGCTGCCGCAGGGGACGCAGTTTGGGGTCGGAGATTTATTTCAAGCAGTGACATCTGACATGGAAAATTTAAATTATTATATGCAGGTGATGTGGGTCAAAGGGAACCGTCTTTTTGGATACCGCCATGGTGCTGTATTTAAATTTGCTTCTGAAAAAGACCAGGATGCCTTTGGACGTGTTTTGTCCCGGCTGCAAATTGACCGGTTGTCATGGTACTATCACAATGCGCTGGCAAGGAAATAA
- a CDS encoding DUF3137 domain-containing protein: protein MEDDNHIKDLFDNELKTRLQALETVRKQVMKPVWATLGVLGVFFILAKMLNMFRLLGTTQAATIITWLVILGIFIVAVVISGKRYRVYRKLFKEQVVAEILKLYNKDWKYAYDRFIDRDVYFGSELFRQRVDRYKGDDLIGGKIGKTDFEFSELHTQYKTVSYDSKGNRREQWHTIFKGLFFHADFNKHIKGKTFVLPDTAESLFGSLGKHLQAMNKSRGTLVKMEDPAFEKKFVVYGLDQIEPRYILTPKIMQNLTRLRETMKRPVYLSFLGSRVYVAVSFGKALFEPRLFSSGVRLEDMEEMYGLFALVESIVAEMDLNTRIWTKE, encoded by the coding sequence ATGGAAGACGATAATCATATTAAGGATCTTTTCGACAATGAACTGAAAACCCGGCTGCAGGCACTGGAGACGGTTCGCAAGCAAGTGATGAAACCGGTCTGGGCAACCTTGGGTGTCTTAGGAGTTTTTTTTATCCTGGCCAAGATGCTGAACATGTTTCGGCTTTTGGGGACAACTCAGGCCGCGACGATAATTACCTGGCTCGTCATTCTTGGCATTTTTATCGTCGCTGTGGTCATTAGTGGCAAGCGCTATCGTGTATACCGGAAGTTGTTTAAAGAACAAGTGGTTGCTGAAATTTTAAAACTCTACAATAAGGACTGGAAGTATGCGTATGACCGGTTTATTGATCGGGATGTTTATTTTGGCAGTGAGCTTTTTCGGCAACGGGTGGATCGCTACAAAGGCGATGACCTGATTGGCGGGAAGATTGGCAAGACAGATTTTGAATTTTCCGAATTGCATACCCAGTACAAAACCGTTTCCTATGACAGCAAGGGCAACCGGCGGGAGCAATGGCATACTATTTTCAAAGGCCTGTTTTTTCATGCTGATTTTAATAAGCATATTAAAGGCAAGACCTTTGTTTTGCCCGATACGGCCGAGTCTTTGTTTGGATCACTGGGGAAGCATCTGCAAGCCATGAACAAGAGTCGGGGGACACTGGTGAAGATGGAAGACCCGGCTTTTGAGAAAAAATTTGTGGTTTACGGATTGGACCAGATTGAACCCCGGTACATCCTGACACCAAAAATCATGCAAAATCTTACCCGGCTGAGGGAGACAATGAAACGGCCGGTTTATCTCTCTTTTTTAGGCAGCCGGGTATATGTGGCGGTCTCTTTTGGCAAAGCGCTGTTTGAACCGCGGCTTTTTAGCTCCGGTGTCCGGCTGGAGGATATGGAAGAAATGTATGGCTTGTTTGCATTGGTGGAATCGATCGTGGCGGAGATGGACCTTAATACCAGGATTTGGACCAAGGAATAA
- a CDS encoding LemA family protein translates to MGIGLMVLIGAVGLGLLIILGIYNGLVAKKNAVENTFGGIDAQLKKRYDLIPNLISAVKNYMQHERDTLEKLTELRSRAVSGTLNSDEKVVLDNQITQSVKGLMVAVENYPDLKANENFMQLQRSLNEVESQISAARRAFNATVTEYNNGVEMFPSSIIAGMMRYKRKQVFEITQAERQNVNVGDMFKA, encoded by the coding sequence ATGGGGATAGGCCTTATGGTACTAATAGGTGCTGTCGGTTTGGGATTGTTGATTATTCTTGGTATCTATAATGGTTTGGTTGCCAAGAAGAATGCGGTGGAAAATACTTTTGGCGGGATTGATGCGCAATTGAAAAAGCGGTATGATTTGATTCCGAATTTAATTTCAGCTGTCAAGAATTACATGCAGCATGAGAGAGACACTCTGGAAAAATTGACTGAACTCAGGAGCCGCGCTGTTTCCGGGACGCTGAATTCTGATGAAAAAGTTGTGCTGGACAACCAGATTACACAATCCGTCAAGGGCTTGATGGTGGCAGTTGAAAACTATCCGGATTTAAAAGCCAATGAAAATTTTATGCAGTTGCAAAGAAGCTTGAATGAAGTGGAATCCCAAATTTCAGCAGCCCGGCGGGCTTTCAATGCAACCGTGACCGAGTACAACAACGGTGTTGAAATGTTTCCTTCCAGTATTATTGCCGGCATGATGAGATACAAACGTAAGCAGGTTTTTGAGATCACACAAGCAGAACGCCAAAATGTCAATGTGGGTGATATGTTTAAGGCATAA
- a CDS encoding transglycosylase SLT domain-containing protein, which yields MHKNGNPRLGWGLWVMIKIGVFSVLGTVLLIYAPWSSTYAGFNGQAGQTLRHDAAKRPEILSTWQTRNFAMMNRKFETARTDFPVEMVKAIAWYESEWRQTDVQGRPLVNGTVVRRAGNKRKTYDVGIMQINEDSHCLDASLWDLEKIKIDPIYNIEAGIRMLEKKREYIRYLRRRKDWLRIEAKYDLANHSELDMTLKAYNGFRRSWIYPEKIYSLILEKPWEKAMVRQMKQGRNTTRYFILRNQGVPLAASRAAEVFLSPSFVAGSVSGYSEGYKMIRILEENK from the coding sequence ATGCATAAAAATGGTAACCCACGACTTGGCTGGGGTTTATGGGTGATGATAAAAATAGGGGTATTTAGTGTGTTGGGTACCGTGCTCCTGATATATGCTCCCTGGTCCAGCACCTATGCCGGATTCAATGGGCAAGCCGGACAGACATTGCGTCACGACGCAGCCAAGCGTCCGGAAATTTTATCAACCTGGCAAACCCGGAATTTTGCGATGATGAACCGAAAATTTGAGACTGCTCGGACGGATTTTCCTGTTGAAATGGTGAAGGCGATTGCCTGGTATGAAAGCGAGTGGCGGCAAACAGATGTGCAGGGGCGCCCGCTGGTGAACGGAACCGTCGTCCGCCGGGCGGGAAATAAGCGGAAAACATATGACGTGGGTATTATGCAGATTAATGAGGACTCGCACTGTCTGGATGCTTCACTTTGGGATCTGGAAAAAATCAAGATAGATCCTATTTATAATATTGAGGCCGGCATTCGCATGCTGGAAAAAAAACGGGAGTATATCCGGTATTTACGCAGAAGAAAAGACTGGCTGCGGATCGAAGCAAAGTATGATTTGGCCAACCACAGTGAGTTGGATATGACATTGAAGGCTTACAATGGCTTTAGACGGTCATGGATCTATCCTGAAAAAATTTACTCGTTGATTTTGGAAAAACCATGGGAAAAAGCCATGGTTCGGCAGATGAAACAAGGCCGGAATACAACGCGCTATTTTATTTTGAGAAATCAAGGGGTTCCTTTGGCCGCTTCACGTGCGGCTGAGGTGTTTTTATCTCCGTCATTCGTTGCGGGGAGTGTTTCGGGGTATTCGGAAGGGTACAAAATGATTCGCATTCTTGAAGAGAATAAATGA
- a CDS encoding MFS transporter yields the protein MLFLYAEVVGIFKEVGIVVMSKKVSGKPERSMRWSGIFAVSYGHYIHDVYSSFLAPLLPFLIDKLAIGYGMAAMLAFAQRIPSLTNPVMGLIADRISMRYVMVAAPALTGVSMSLLGLAPNYGMLLLLLLVMGVGSSAFHVPAPIFIKKDSGKRISLGMSWFMIGGELARMSGPLIIISAISFWTLEGTWRLVFFGLTASLVLLVFTHDNPKKAPKRTGNHLYHDVAGFFMQYNRLFIGLGGFVFFRSLLKSAMTAFLPVYLLQKGETIWVGGMALSLLQLSGTLGVALAGNWADRLGKRNVLGWSVVLSIIFMLFFLITSGPAQYISLFFLGIVMFAPEPALLAIVNETRTDQPGLMNGIYMSMRLFGAGLAVLIVGFFSDWFSLRQVYQWTPFLSLLALPFIIYLREKKSEKHSGDWQEGSDL from the coding sequence ATGCTGTTTTTGTATGCTGAAGTGGTTGGGATTTTTAAGGAAGTTGGGATTGTCGTGATGTCAAAAAAAGTATCAGGCAAACCGGAGCGTTCAATGCGCTGGTCCGGTATTTTTGCCGTCTCCTATGGTCATTATATTCATGATGTTTATTCTTCGTTTTTAGCACCTTTGCTCCCGTTTTTGATTGACAAACTTGCCATTGGGTATGGCATGGCCGCCATGCTGGCGTTTGCGCAGCGCATCCCCTCACTGACAAATCCGGTGATGGGTTTGATCGCTGATCGGATTTCTATGCGCTATGTGATGGTGGCGGCGCCGGCACTGACAGGTGTGAGCATGAGTCTGCTCGGTCTGGCACCCAATTATGGAATGCTGCTGCTTTTGCTTCTGGTCATGGGAGTCGGGTCATCCGCATTTCATGTTCCGGCACCGATTTTTATTAAAAAAGACTCGGGCAAGCGAATCAGCCTGGGCATGAGCTGGTTTATGATTGGTGGAGAACTGGCACGCATGAGCGGTCCTTTGATTATTATCAGCGCGATTTCTTTTTGGACACTGGAAGGGACCTGGCGGTTGGTGTTTTTTGGATTGACCGCCTCGTTGGTACTGTTGGTGTTTACCCATGACAATCCGAAAAAAGCACCCAAACGTACCGGGAACCATCTGTACCATGATGTCGCTGGTTTTTTTATGCAGTATAACCGGTTGTTCATTGGTTTGGGCGGATTTGTTTTTTTTCGCAGCCTGCTTAAATCAGCCATGACCGCTTTTTTGCCGGTATATCTTTTACAAAAGGGAGAAACCATTTGGGTCGGCGGTATGGCATTGTCATTGCTTCAACTTAGCGGCACACTGGGGGTTGCTTTGGCGGGGAATTGGGCGGACCGGTTGGGAAAACGGAATGTTTTAGGCTGGTCCGTGGTTTTATCAATAATTTTTATGCTGTTTTTTTTAATAACTTCCGGCCCGGCTCAGTATATCAGCCTGTTTTTTCTTGGCATTGTGATGTTTGCGCCGGAACCGGCTTTGCTGGCAATTGTCAATGAGACACGGACGGATCAGCCTGGTTTGATGAATGGAATATACATGTCCATGCGTCTGTTCGGGGCCGGTTTGGCAGTCTTGATTGTCGGTTTTTTCAGTGATTGGTTTAGTCTTCGTCAAGTTTACCAGTGGACGCCGTTTTTAAGTTTGTTGGCCCTGCCGTTTATCATTTATCTGCGGGAAAAGAAATCAGAAAAACATTCCGGAGACTGGCAGGAAGGCAGTGATCTGTAA
- a CDS encoding transposase: MKTIMRERKRNRLLDYDYSAAGAYFITLCTHTRECLFGEIINGKIKLNEYGEIAMTYWEKPPHHYGHCRLDEYVIMPNHLHGIIVITNFVGNGLKPFPTTNETQHHGLPEIVRGFKTYASKTINQLRQTQGLPVWQKSYYDRIIRNDRELHSIRKYIQNNPLKWAEDEENPEWEGKIP, translated from the coding sequence ATGAAAACAATTATGCGTGAACGCAAAAGGAATCGTCTGTTGGATTATGATTATTCTGCCGCAGGTGCGTATTTTATTACTTTGTGTACACATACTCGGGAATGCTTATTCGGGGAAATAATAAATGGTAAAATAAAACTGAATGAATATGGGGAAATTGCGATGACGTATTGGGAAAAACCGCCGCACCATTATGGACATTGTCGATTGGATGAATATGTGATTATGCCTAATCATTTACACGGAATTATTGTTATCACGAATTTTGTAGGGAACGGTTTGAAACCGTTCCCTACGACGAATGAAACACAACACCACGGGTTGCCGGAAATCGTACGTGGTTTTAAAACATATGCATCGAAAACGATCAATCAATTACGCCAAACGCAGGGGTTGCCGGTTTGGCAAAAATCTTATTACGACCGTATTATCCGTAATGACAGGGAATTGCATAGCATTAGAAAATACATTCAAAATAATCCATTGAAGTGGGCGGAAGATGAAGAAAATCCGGAATGGGAAGGAAAGATTCCGTAG